In Tepidisphaeraceae bacterium, a single window of DNA contains:
- a CDS encoding phage portal protein: MGQSNWLDSTISFVSPTWGAKRQQARTAGQILGSYSGAVPTRLSTAWPGSTQSGIQYQIANSYALSQMRNRARQLERNNIIADGLLNRCVDNVIGTGFELQSTTDDNEWNKKAEGLFYDWFDTADITGLTWAEHQRLVFRSHIRDGDVGSILLREGRLQAIESDLISTPTGRNDDSIIDGVGLNQYNRPTRFFIAAVGTNGNEVHRAVDANDFVFLPRLKRLNQVRGESAFTQSFGLFDQLDGYIEAVIVAARMAACFGVAITKAQPNQFLNNLGTTGNRQGQQQREMGFEPGMMPVLEPGESITTINPSQPQQSFPDSLTMFMRLLGLSLGMPIELVLLDFSRTSYASARASMIQAYRSFESMQKLMTDRYLARIYRWRVSKFINDGQLPARPDAFEHRWIAPQWPYLDPIKELQAMQMSIDVGTETLASVLTSQGKDWDEMVTQRKAELDALRAGGIPIYHSAAMQTLDQRGEAA; encoded by the coding sequence GTGGGGCAATCGAACTGGCTCGATAGCACAATCAGTTTCGTCTCTCCTACGTGGGGGGCCAAGCGACAGCAGGCACGTACAGCAGGCCAGATACTCGGCAGCTACAGCGGTGCCGTGCCGACACGCCTATCGACCGCTTGGCCCGGCTCGACGCAATCGGGCATTCAATATCAGATCGCAAACTCCTACGCACTGTCGCAGATGCGTAATCGTGCGAGGCAGCTTGAGCGAAACAACATCATTGCTGACGGGTTGCTCAACCGCTGCGTCGATAACGTCATCGGCACCGGGTTCGAACTGCAATCGACCACCGATGACAACGAATGGAACAAAAAGGCAGAGGGCCTGTTTTACGATTGGTTCGATACCGCCGACATCACGGGGCTAACGTGGGCCGAGCATCAGCGGCTTGTATTTCGCTCGCACATTCGTGACGGCGACGTTGGCAGCATCCTCCTGCGAGAGGGCCGATTGCAGGCCATTGAATCTGACCTGATTTCTACGCCTACCGGTCGCAACGACGACAGCATCATCGACGGCGTTGGACTCAATCAATACAACCGGCCTACTCGCTTTTTCATCGCTGCTGTCGGGACCAACGGCAACGAGGTACACCGAGCCGTTGACGCAAACGACTTCGTTTTCCTTCCACGCCTTAAGCGGCTCAATCAGGTTCGTGGCGAGTCGGCATTCACGCAGAGCTTTGGGCTATTCGATCAACTCGACGGGTATATCGAGGCCGTCATCGTCGCAGCGAGAATGGCCGCTTGCTTCGGCGTTGCGATCACCAAAGCACAGCCGAACCAATTCTTAAACAACTTGGGCACGACCGGCAACCGACAGGGACAACAGCAGCGAGAGATGGGGTTTGAGCCGGGCATGATGCCGGTGCTTGAACCGGGCGAAAGCATCACCACGATCAACCCAAGCCAGCCGCAACAGAGCTTCCCTGACTCCCTCACCATGTTCATGCGTCTCTTGGGCCTTAGCTTGGGTATGCCGATTGAACTCGTGCTGCTCGACTTTTCACGTACGAGCTATGCGAGTGCTAGGGCCTCGATGATCCAAGCCTATCGATCGTTCGAATCGATGCAAAAGCTGATGACCGATAGGTATCTCGCTCGCATCTACCGATGGCGAGTTTCCAAATTCATCAACGACGGCCAACTGCCTGCACGACCCGATGCGTTTGAGCATCGCTGGATTGCACCACAGTGGCCGTACCTCGACCCGATCAAGGAACTGCAAGCGATGCAGATGAGCATTGACGTTGGCACCGAGACGCTGGCATCTGTGCTGA
- a CDS encoding DUF6148 family protein, with protein sequence MAEPTYAELLAVYKSALLTISTGQAYTMPGGRSLTRASLSEVRETIAWLQNEIAREEQAESEDDETGTGIVLARFN encoded by the coding sequence ATGGCAGAACCAACGTACGCAGAACTTTTAGCAGTTTACAAATCGGCCCTGCTGACCATCTCGACGGGGCAGGCGTACACGATGCCCGGCGGTCGCAGCCTGACCCGTGCGAGCCTGAGCGAAGTACGTGAAACCATCGCATGGTTGCAAAACGAGATCGCCCGTGAAGAGCAGGCCGAATCAGAAGACGACGAAACAGGAACCGGCATCGTGCTGGCCCGGTTCAACTAA
- a CDS encoding terminase gpA endonuclease subunit, with protein sequence MAAEPGRYRSSRTPYIAGIIDAVTEDVEEIVILKAAQLGFTTALQSLIGWAIDQEPAPALLVMPSQDEARKVVEENLKPLIEFTPSIKAHLTGEKWDITKEALRFDSMPLYLGWAGSPQSLARRACRYIFLDEVDKYPAFSGRDADPISLARARARTYLHRKRIVIGSTPTTREGAIYKAYQDCGDRRRYHVPCTHCHEYQALDFQQVKFNHDDDDKIKRADHIEATQCSYYECVHCEQAITDQHKPAMLLRGVWLSEGQSIDIDGTVTGLRPKAKRVGFQISALYSPWVSFSAMAAQFIRSIGDVGMMMEFRNQWLAEVFEHLATTVKVSDLSADIETAPAPLVVPKWAAVLTATADVHGDGKGFYYGVRAWGNGYRSQLIHHGITHDLDELREQCLNRPYKLDGWDDYLMPVLMLIDSGYRTDEIYNFCGTDTRIRPVKGASTKPKQTISWGIVAKELGITLAILDTDYFKDRLLSLRHEGKWGINAAVGDIYLKHLAAEHKVIDRRTGAMSWELVSSSAANHYLDVEVYQCAAADVVGASVLPSEPELEAQRQHVQLMRQQAAEPQHKPNSMRMRPSKWLQTSNRWMG encoded by the coding sequence GTGGCGGCAGAGCCGGGCCGCTACCGTTCGTCTCGCACGCCGTACATCGCTGGCATCATCGATGCCGTCACTGAGGATGTTGAGGAGATCGTCATTCTCAAAGCGGCTCAGCTTGGCTTTACCACTGCCCTGCAATCGCTCATCGGTTGGGCCATCGATCAAGAGCCAGCACCTGCCCTGCTCGTGATGCCGTCGCAAGATGAAGCTCGCAAGGTTGTCGAGGAAAACCTCAAGCCACTCATCGAGTTCACGCCCTCAATCAAAGCACATCTGACGGGCGAAAAGTGGGACATCACCAAAGAGGCCCTGCGGTTCGATTCGATGCCGCTCTATCTCGGTTGGGCAGGCAGCCCTCAGAGCCTTGCCCGTCGAGCCTGTCGGTACATCTTTTTAGACGAGGTTGATAAGTACCCTGCCTTTTCGGGTCGAGACGCTGACCCGATCAGCTTGGCCAGAGCCAGAGCCAGAACTTACCTGCACCGCAAGCGAATCGTCATCGGCTCGACGCCCACGACCCGTGAGGGTGCGATTTACAAGGCGTATCAGGATTGCGGGGACCGCCGCCGGTATCACGTCCCTTGTACTCATTGCCACGAGTATCAGGCCCTCGACTTTCAACAGGTCAAGTTCAATCACGACGACGACGACAAGATCAAACGTGCCGACCACATCGAGGCCACGCAATGCAGCTACTACGAGTGTGTGCATTGCGAGCAGGCCATCACCGATCAACACAAACCGGCGATGCTCCTGCGTGGCGTGTGGCTCAGCGAGGGGCAGAGCATCGACATCGACGGCACCGTCACCGGCCTGCGTCCAAAGGCCAAGCGGGTTGGGTTTCAGATATCGGCGTTGTACAGCCCTTGGGTTTCGTTCTCGGCAATGGCCGCACAGTTCATCCGGTCAATCGGCGATGTCGGCATGATGATGGAGTTTCGTAATCAGTGGCTTGCAGAAGTATTCGAACACCTTGCCACCACTGTAAAGGTGTCTGACCTCAGTGCCGACATCGAGACGGCACCGGCACCGCTCGTCGTGCCGAAGTGGGCAGCGGTGCTCACGGCAACCGCTGACGTACACGGCGACGGCAAGGGGTTTTACTACGGCGTACGAGCGTGGGGTAACGGCTACAGATCGCAGTTGATCCATCACGGCATAACGCACGACCTCGACGAGCTACGGGAGCAATGTCTCAATCGCCCGTACAAACTCGACGGGTGGGACGACTATCTGATGCCCGTCCTGATGCTCATCGACTCAGGCTATCGCACCGACGAGATATACAACTTTTGCGGCACCGACACCCGTATCAGGCCGGTCAAAGGTGCCAGCACCAAACCAAAGCAAACTATCTCGTGGGGCATCGTCGCCAAAGAGCTTGGCATAACGCTCGCCATCCTCGATACCGACTATTTCAAGGATCGGTTGCTATCGCTCAGGCATGAGGGAAAGTGGGGCATCAACGCAGCGGTTGGCGATATCTACCTCAAGCATCTGGCGGCAGAGCACAAAGTCATCGACCGTCGAACCGGGGCAATGAGTTGGGAACTCGTATCGAGCAGCGCCGCCAATCACTACCTTGACGTTGAGGTTTACCAGTGTGCCGCCGCTGACGTGGTTGGGGCATCGGTCCTGCCGAGCGAGCCAGAGCTTGAGGCACAGCGGCAGCACGTACAACTCATGCGACAGCAGGCCGCTGAGCCACAACACAAACCCAACTCGATGAGGATGCGACCGAGCAAATGGTTACAGACCTCGAATCGTTGGATGGGCTGA
- a CDS encoding helix-turn-helix domain-containing protein encodes MGTTTRTLTTAELCDLLDIDESTVKRWVAKGCPHDKSGKGKARQFDEGEVVAWMKSQGLTGERGRPKELISPTLEAARIRKENALAERYEIMVARDKGVLVEAAAVEADNVQKFVTVKNRLLGISASLAPSLVGLDAPAIEKLLDAQIRDVLQGLSKA; translated from the coding sequence ATGGGGACGACGACGAGAACGCTAACGACCGCTGAGCTTTGCGACCTGCTCGACATTGACGAGTCAACCGTCAAGCGATGGGTGGCCAAGGGTTGCCCGCACGACAAGAGCGGCAAGGGCAAGGCTCGGCAGTTCGACGAGGGGGAAGTCGTCGCATGGATGAAGTCACAGGGCCTCACCGGTGAACGGGGCAGGCCGAAGGAACTCATCAGCCCTACGTTGGAAGCGGCACGCATCAGGAAAGAGAACGCCCTCGCAGAGCGATACGAGATCATGGTTGCACGAGATAAGGGCGTGCTCGTCGAGGCCGCAGCGGTCGAGGCCGACAACGTGCAAAAGTTCGTGACGGTCAAAAATCGACTGCTCGGCATCTCAGCATCGCTGGCGCCAAGCCTCGTCGGCCTCGACGCACCGGCAATTGAGAAGTTGCTCGACGCACAGATCAGGGACGTACTACAGGGACTTAGTAAGGCATAA
- a CDS encoding DNA cytosine methyltransferase, translated as MSLFDGLGGTRLALHKLGITPTNYFSSEIDRHAMAVSAANFADIEQIGDVCKVAEMPVPIDLMVFGSPCTDLSSLNRKKEGLKGQHSSLFYEALRILREVKPRFWMMENVASMSKVNRDAISAELGVEPVLINSALMTAQRRRRYYWCNWQVTQPEDHGIRLADILDPEHFRTYPRYRMMDYKFKDGRTRWDQGWHNDTDHDKAGALTTACRGDPSSMLIDRRHYLMPIVRRFTPHEVERLQGVPDDYTAAASESQRYRMLGNGFTIPVIAHLLAPIAQELKGTKARAA; from the coding sequence TTGAGCCTTTTTGACGGCCTCGGGGGGACTCGCCTAGCTCTTCACAAGCTCGGCATCACGCCCACAAACTATTTCAGCAGCGAAATCGACCGTCACGCAATGGCTGTATCAGCAGCCAACTTTGCCGACATCGAACAGATCGGTGATGTCTGCAAGGTCGCTGAGATGCCAGTGCCGATTGACCTCATGGTGTTCGGTTCACCATGCACTGACCTGTCGAGCCTCAACAGGAAGAAAGAGGGACTAAAGGGGCAGCACTCCTCACTCTTCTACGAGGCGTTGCGAATCCTACGTGAGGTCAAGCCTCGCTTTTGGATGATGGAAAACGTCGCCTCGATGAGCAAGGTGAACCGTGATGCGATCAGCGCAGAGCTAGGCGTCGAGCCGGTACTCATCAACTCCGCACTCATGACGGCTCAGCGTCGTCGTCGGTACTACTGGTGCAACTGGCAAGTCACTCAGCCAGAGGATCATGGTATCAGACTGGCCGACATCCTCGACCCTGAGCATTTTCGAACTTATCCACGTTATCGAATGATGGATTATAAATTTAAGGATGGCCGCACCCGGTGGGACCAAGGCTGGCATAACGACACCGACCACGATAAGGCCGGTGCCCTTACGACCGCATGCAGGGGCGACCCGTCGTCAATGCTCATCGACCGTAGGCATTACCTGATGCCCATCGTTCGACGGTTTACGCCTCACGAGGTCGAGCGGTTGCAAGGTGTACCCGACGACTACACCGCAGCGGCAAGCGAGTCGCAGCGTTACAGGATGCTCGGTAATGGGTTCACCATTCCCGTCATCGCTCACCTGCTCGCACCGATTGCACAGGAGCTTAAGGGGACGAAAGCGAGGGCAGCATAA
- a CDS encoding DUF1565 domain-containing protein, with translation MIAETTQQIYAGVDALSSTATALEAAKATLQAEIEALKARLLPTAEFGTASPPAAAVKDGNGTVWTLVNGQIARDGVVDPVTNEVDAIIDLAGTIYQTAHGMWWRQEAGKWVKVSTSTPPPPKPAPAPVYDFYVSILGSDNDAGTHDKPLQTIQKAVDLSKDGQSIFVYRGWYYEAVTITKTIKLVGESEAGVVLDGHEKLPFGLDLSKSRNAEVSNLTVTKYFSGYHPDESAIRAGSGCILKDITSEFNVGGGCAIGNEINDTKFYRVKANDNGLDGFQAARCEDNYFEDCENHRNNYGHVLNAARAAKGGSYKDYGGGKFGKSKGYEVNKFARTLRRRMVRHKASGNNGLDMWDDIGNEGVHLVDCDIDYYAYELAKGGLTIEGGSGHIGIWESGKWSVDGGKTWNFTRWSVKGHKFNKLAQDIDPKGFAMELRQMSWEGKPKERSYDDHRTGEKVHTMFGGGDIIGCTILDGPFHTDGSIFGHPVKPSDLGIVSDGNQFSPDSRGLCWFFGGYATGRWNLKKCQEMGIEKNSKLISKSAA, from the coding sequence TTGATTGCAGAGACTACTCAGCAGATTTACGCAGGGGTTGACGCACTGTCGTCTACAGCGACCGCACTAGAGGCCGCAAAGGCGACCTTACAGGCCGAGATTGAGGCCCTAAAGGCTCGCCTCCTACCGACTGCCGAATTCGGCACCGCCTCGCCACCAGCAGCGGCAGTGAAGGACGGCAACGGCACCGTGTGGACGCTGGTAAATGGGCAGATCGCTCGTGACGGCGTAGTCGATCCTGTAACCAATGAGGTCGATGCGATCATCGATCTTGCGGGCACGATCTACCAAACCGCACACGGGATGTGGTGGCGCCAAGAGGCTGGGAAGTGGGTCAAGGTATCAACATCGACCCCGCCGCCACCTAAACCCGCTCCTGCTCCTGTCTACGACTTCTACGTCAGCATTCTGGGCAGCGACAACGACGCAGGGACGCACGATAAGCCGCTCCAAACCATTCAGAAGGCCGTAGACCTGTCCAAGGATGGCCAGAGCATTTTTGTCTACAGAGGCTGGTACTACGAGGCCGTCACCATCACTAAGACGATCAAGCTCGTTGGCGAGTCAGAGGCCGGTGTCGTGCTTGATGGTCATGAGAAGCTCCCCTTTGGTCTGGACCTAAGCAAAAGCAGAAACGCAGAGGTATCCAACCTCACCGTCACCAAGTATTTCAGCGGTTATCACCCTGACGAGTCAGCCATCAGGGCTGGCTCTGGCTGCATCCTTAAGGACATCACTAGCGAGTTCAACGTCGGCGGTGGATGTGCCATCGGCAACGAGATCAATGACACAAAGTTCTACAGGGTGAAGGCGAACGATAATGGGCTGGATGGTTTTCAGGCCGCTCGTTGCGAAGACAACTACTTTGAGGACTGCGAAAATCACAGGAACAACTACGGGCACGTCCTGAATGCTGCCAGAGCAGCCAAGGGTGGCTCGTATAAGGATTACGGTGGCGGGAAGTTTGGCAAGTCCAAGGGGTACGAGGTCAACAAATTCGCCCGTACGCTCAGGCGAAGGATGGTCAGGCACAAGGCGTCTGGAAACAACGGCCTAGACATGTGGGATGACATCGGCAACGAGGGCGTTCATCTCGTTGACTGTGACATCGACTACTACGCCTATGAGCTTGCCAAGGGTGGGCTGACCATTGAGGGAGGCTCAGGGCACATCGGCATCTGGGAGTCGGGTAAGTGGAGCGTTGACGGGGGCAAGACGTGGAACTTCACACGTTGGAGCGTGAAAGGCCACAAGTTCAACAAGCTGGCTCAGGACATCGACCCCAAAGGGTTTGCGATGGAGCTACGTCAGATGTCATGGGAGGGCAAGCCTAAAGAGAGATCGTATGACGATCATCGTACGGGTGAGAAGGTCCACACGATGTTTGGTGGGGGCGACATCATCGGTTGCACGATCTTGGATGGTCCTTTCCACACTGATGGGAGCATCTTTGGCCATCCGGTCAAACCGTCTGACCTTGGCATCGTCAGCGATGGCAACCAATTCTCACCAGACAGCAGGGGACTCTGTTGGTTTTTTGGCGGGTACGCCACGGGCCGATGGAATCTGAAAAAGTGCCAAGAGATGGGCATCGAGAAAAATAGCAAACTGATTTCAAAATCTGCTGCATAG
- a CDS encoding sigma-70 family RNA polymerase sigma factor, protein MRIADIVINKIKPDRRYRDDCHQAALLAGWQALSRKHRDKATSRGYLYLCMAQAAWRCWRREQRHEANVELVIEIPVEDAPPNETLLDDPRLTDDERQLLKMHYVEGLTIRQIGSRSRTPKSTVHYRLRQAVRRLV, encoded by the coding sequence ATGAGGATCGCCGACATCGTTATTAACAAGATCAAACCTGATAGACGATACCGAGACGACTGTCATCAGGCGGCGCTGCTGGCAGGATGGCAGGCCCTATCTCGTAAGCATCGGGACAAAGCGACGAGCCGTGGCTATTTGTATCTATGCATGGCACAAGCGGCGTGGCGATGCTGGCGACGAGAGCAGCGGCACGAGGCCAACGTCGAGCTTGTTATCGAGATTCCCGTCGAGGATGCACCGCCGAATGAGACGTTACTCGACGATCCACGGCTGACCGACGACGAGCGACAACTGCTGAAGATGCATTACGTCGAGGGCCTGACCATCAGGCAGATCGGCAGCAGGAGCAGGACGCCAAAGAGCACAGTGCATTACCGACTGAGGCAGGCCGTCAGACGGCTCGTATAG
- a CDS encoding sigma-70 family RNA polymerase sigma factor — MNDEQQKLFDENQNLAYYIAHKWSRRNGLDIDDCRQVALIALWRAAQTYVAGDTRFAVYASILIERKLMYEADKQTRYKKYLAAAAELCTDEAPTPPDIDFDSFNKAIAVLNDRQRYIIDARYRHGLTYRAIAKTLGVSHQAVQISAEKALAKMRRRLGVLDDNR; from the coding sequence GTGAATGACGAACAGCAGAAGCTCTTCGACGAGAATCAGAACCTCGCCTACTACATCGCTCACAAGTGGTCTAGACGCAACGGCCTCGACATCGACGACTGCCGACAGGTCGCTCTAATCGCCCTGTGGCGAGCCGCACAGACGTACGTGGCAGGTGATACTCGCTTTGCTGTCTACGCATCCATCCTCATCGAGCGAAAGCTCATGTACGAGGCTGACAAACAAACTCGATATAAAAAGTACCTTGCCGCTGCTGCCGAACTCTGCACCGACGAGGCACCAACGCCGCCCGACATAGACTTCGACAGCTTCAACAAAGCGATAGCCGTACTCAACGACCGTCAGCGGTACATCATCGACGCTCGATACCGTCATGGGCTGACCTACCGAGCGATAGCTAAGACGCTCGGCGTATCACACCAAGCGGTACAGATTTCTGCCGAAAAGGCACTCGCAAAGATGCGACGACGATTGGGGGTGCTCGATGACAACCGATGA
- a CDS encoding tyrosine-type recombinase/integrase — MIFVYKLFLGTLFGRIWHTEQITRIFVGMKHSTKGRPSKSYTTKSGDEISGLYRRGDGRWIDKATGKTWTEPDEAKAVAQFLRAKEKRNSISLPGKAAPTPRRRGRFGAGLSSMIGAEGGTVSITSGGQTAEKVFEPHPNFGKVEVDSVEFWSYVTELFLHRPHYVAERTGIPQLATYQDMPMPGRAPTIAALLEWYGQKKVKPGSHRRAKQVIGEFVKATKVTTVRDIDHEALTAFKAFVGKFKNETQRGYYRMLKAVISWGLKGPFDETSIRGCLDRLAKLHTEGQRTPLDPNPITPAEFRKLVGGADYTMRAYLLLSLNCCMYNSEALSIEWDEIDLEQGVFASRRGKTGIRRAATLWPETVEAVKAIERRAASPYMFTSSHGSRFNVTSFGKRFVRLRKAVKVEVEHNQIRDGAYTAAVEAGVPLATCQFLAGHKMAGQVDNYVARAPKMVRGACDAVRAAYAPFPASVPAVKIGPAVGSKYQPRKLATV, encoded by the coding sequence TTGATTTTCGTCTATAAGTTATTTCTTGGCACATTATTTGGCAGAATCTGGCATACCGAACAGATAACCCGTATTTTCGTCGGCATGAAGCACTCGACCAAAGGCCGTCCAAGCAAGAGCTACACGACTAAATCGGGGGATGAAATCAGCGGCCTTTACCGTCGTGGTGATGGCCGATGGATCGACAAGGCAACGGGTAAGACTTGGACCGAACCCGACGAGGCCAAAGCCGTCGCTCAGTTCCTGCGAGCGAAAGAGAAACGCAACTCAATTTCGTTGCCCGGCAAGGCTGCACCGACACCTCGACGCCGGGGCCGGTTCGGTGCTGGCTTGTCGTCGATGATCGGGGCAGAGGGTGGCACCGTCAGCATCACGTCAGGAGGCCAGACAGCCGAAAAGGTTTTCGAGCCTCATCCAAACTTTGGCAAGGTCGAGGTCGATTCGGTCGAGTTTTGGAGCTACGTCACCGAGCTTTTCCTGCACCGGCCTCACTACGTCGCCGAACGCACCGGCATTCCTCAACTGGCCACCTACCAAGATATGCCGATGCCCGGCAGAGCGCCGACGATTGCGGCGTTGCTGGAATGGTACGGGCAGAAGAAAGTCAAACCCGGCAGCCACCGCCGGGCAAAGCAGGTCATCGGCGAATTCGTTAAGGCCACGAAAGTCACGACGGTGCGTGACATCGACCACGAGGCACTGACGGCGTTCAAGGCATTCGTCGGCAAGTTCAAAAACGAGACGCAGCGGGGTTACTACCGAATGCTAAAGGCCGTCATCTCGTGGGGCCTTAAAGGGCCGTTCGACGAGACATCGATTCGAGGTTGTCTCGACCGCCTCGCTAAGCTGCACACCGAAGGTCAGCGAACACCGTTGGACCCGAACCCGATTACGCCTGCCGAGTTTCGCAAGCTCGTCGGCGGTGCCGATTACACGATGCGTGCGTATCTGCTCCTGAGCCTCAACTGCTGCATGTACAACTCTGAGGCCCTTAGCATCGAATGGGATGAGATCGACCTAGAGCAAGGGGTATTCGCCAGCCGTCGAGGCAAGACGGGGATTCGTCGTGCCGCTACCCTCTGGCCCGAAACCGTCGAGGCCGTGAAGGCTATCGAGCGTCGTGCTGCCAGCCCGTACATGTTCACCAGTTCGCACGGCTCCCGATTCAACGTAACGAGTTTCGGCAAGCGGTTCGTTCGGTTGCGTAAGGCCGTTAAGGTCGAGGTCGAGCACAATCAGATTCGTGACGGGGCGTATACGGCAGCAGTCGAGGCCGGGGTGCCGCTCGCTACCTGTCAGTTCCTCGCAGGTCACAAGATGGCGGGGCAGGTCGATAACTACGTTGCTCGTGCCCCGAAGATGGTACGAGGGGCCTGTGATGCCGTTCGTGCGGCCTACGCCCCGTTCCCGGCATCGGTGCCAGCGGTCAAGATCGGCCCGGCGGTTGGCAGTAAGTACCAACCTCGTAAACTCGCTACCGTGTGA